In Toxoplasma gondii ME49 chromosome V, whole genome shotgun sequence, the DNA window CTCCGCAAATGGAATCAAGTGGCAGCTCAGTCGCACACAAAGGTTACCTGGATACGTCCACAGAATGTGCATTGAGCTGCATTAAATTCTCATCTATTGAAGGGCTGAGCCCCACTGAGTGCCTCGGATGCTGACGGCATTCGCGGAGCCACTGAGCGATCGAAGACTCGGACGAGGCTTTCTTCCAGTGGTTCCGTAGAGGCATGCGCGATTGTCGGCGTGGTTTGAGCCGCACTATGCCATGCTCAGCGGTGCACAGTTCGTTCACTGAACTTCGCAGCGATATCCACTATGGAATGCAGGCCGTACCCCACCGCCGCTACACGATTCGGCGTTTCAGTTTCATTTTGCAGGGAAGTCCCACAATTCAGACACACAGGGGCGTCAGTCTGTTTTCTCATCCACAGGCGATTTCTGAGACGACCTCACTGGCTCCTTTCGGCAGAAGTTCTGAATGAACCCCCAGGCGCTGACGACGAAATCAACGAAAAAGATAAAAACAGCAATTGCGAGGACTCCCCAGGACGTCAAGAAAGCGGCGTTGGACTGGCAGACAAGGCGGGATAGATAAATGTCGTAATCCAGCTGTCGCACCGGGTACTCTGAGTAGTTGCAGCTGAACTTGAGCTGGTGCGCGCCGAACAGCATTCCGCCGACACCGACAGCATTCACAACGACGAAAACAAAATTGACGAGGGTATTGACAGTGGCGAGGACGTGGGAGCGACTCCAGGCAGCTAGACACCCGTACAGTCCACAGCCGACATTAACAAAGCCCATAATGTACAGCGCACTCAACGTCGtgtcgaaaaaaagcgagtATTGGGACGCCACAGCTACAGGTAGGATATTCACCGTCCGGATGATGCTGTCGACAGCGGTTTGACGAGAGACGTCCGCAGCCGGGTTGAAGAGTCCGCCGCGAGTCGGCTGTCCCATTTGCTCCTCCAAGGCGCGGCGTAGGAGAACGTTCCGGATCTCGCGGACCAAGTCCGCATACTGGGAACTGTCTCGAGCGACGAGCGTGGCCATTGAGAGAACTGTGGCGCCCGCAGCGAACTTGAGATAGCCTAGAATCAGAGTCGCCTCGAAGAAGCGTGTATATCCCctgaaaagcaaagacaactcGGAGCAGACGGCCGCAGCAGCAACGCCGACGGTCATCAAGATGAGCCCCTTCTGGTCGCAGAGCGACTTGCCCGCACGGACCGCGGCCACTGTCGGCTCGGCGTAGAGGTACGTCCAGTCGTAGGAGTTGAAGTTGCAGAATCCctggaggacgaggaagactgGCGCCACGAGCACCGCGAGACAACAGGTGCTGATGAGGCAGCAAATGATGGtcgctttttcctcgcgGGCGAGGCTTTTCTTCGACCCACTCTGAATCGCTGCAAACGTCATGTAGCAGTTCACGGAGATCGTCAGGACGAGGACGAGCAGgggcagcagcagctgccaCTCAAGTGCGACCAGCATGTCGTCTGCCCACGCGTAGCCTTCTCCGACGGAGAAAACGTTTTCGCCTTTGTAGCAAATCGCTTCGTTGCATGCGACGCTGTCGCGCACACG includes these proteins:
- a CDS encoding hypothetical protein (encoded by transcript TGME49_213950~Predicted trans-membrane domain (TMHMM2.0):299-322:359-382:402-425:458-481:487-510:583-606:618-641:675-698), with product MSDTSSVSIEIIPDFLPERGQEPPLSASPSSDPRACEVTLDAEEGSASDAYPSSDIQVFSDAHKSSDIQAFSDANPSYVGAGSYTRAASDVPAASLDLPVSSLLEMSLGNQTSSFERGASGSHLQRRDTVEGVASRQTSISGQVAPASTREDEARSHAPSGATSGGRLLSGIDGEGEEVHLEMPGSTRDLSATGSDEIGMAGEAFDAPISVSWGPVDELERPATRWEPQLPAASRVTNGSRSSRRQTGPAAFEVDRTASPLKPQAGDSTRYTVSFSRRMVSGELAEYGRRQKSRPPRSSLPLHFALTFRLVCAVALLGVGLFTFSRVRDSVACNEAICYKGENVFSVGEGYAWADDMLVALEWQLLLPLLVLVLTISVNCYMTFAAIQSGSKKSLAREEKATIICCLISTCCLAVLVAPVFLVLQGFCNFNSYDWTYLYAEPTVAAVRAGKSLCDQKGLILMTVGVAAAAVCSELSLLFRGYTRFFEATLILGYLKFAAGATVLSMATLVARDSSQYADLVREIRNVLLRRALEEQMGQPTRGGLFNPAADVSRQTAVDSIIRTVNILPVAVASQYSLFFDTTLSALYIMGFVNVGCGLYGCLAAWSRSHVLATVNTLVNFVFVVVNAVGVGGMLFGAHQLKFSCNYSEYPVRQLDYDIYLSRLVCQSNAAFLTSWGVLAIAVFIFFVDFVVSAWGFIQNFCRKEPVRSSQKSPVDEKTD